Sequence from the Pseudomonadota bacterium genome:
GCAGTAGTGGACCTCGCGGCAGTCGAGATGCACGAAGATCGAGCCATCGCGCCGCAGGACCCGTCGAGCCTCACGTAAGCGAGGCTCAAGAAAGGATAGGTACTCGTCGTAGTCGTCGCCGTAGGACATCGACCGGAGCCGAGTCGTTCGGTAGCGGCGACCACCGAAGCCCGTCCGATCGCCATCCGGGTCCAACTCGGTTCGCAGCTGTGTGAGCCGCCGCCGCTTTCCCGTGTTGAACGGGGGATCGATGTACACGAGCCCCACGCACTCGTCGGGCAGCTCCGCGAGGGCTCGCATGCTCTCGCCAGCCGCGATCGCGGAGCGTCCACGACTCAGCACGGACTGAAGGCAACCCATGGCGTCAGTATCCTTAGATCACGTCGAGCTTCCACTGTCGATCAGGCGATCACGAACGATACCGCCATCCGGGGCCAGGATTTCCCCAACCGGATCAGCGATCGTGGAACACGGGGCACGCATTGGACACAGGAAGACGTGCAGCGCTACGATGGCTGTCTTAGGCGTGGAGATTCAGGTCTCTTGTACTCCCCAGTAGCGGTGCGGCGCGTAACCAAGACCGAGCAACGCAACGAAGCATGAGCCGCCAGCCGCGGCGACGTGCAGGACAGCCCGCAGAGCCTTCGGGTTCGAAGACGCTGCTGAGCCTGTTGTGCCTCGCACTGGCCGTTGAAGTCTCAGCGCAGGACGCGAAGGCACCCGCAGGCAGACCGTCCAAACCCAATGTGATCGTGATCCTCGCCGACGATGCCGGGTTTCACGACCTTGGATTCCAAGGCAGCCGGGAGATTCGCACGCCCCACATCGATCGCATTGCGGCCGAGGGCATCCGCTTCAGCGATGCCTACGTCACGACGCCCTTTTGCAGCCCGTCGCGGGCTGGCCTTCTCACTGGGCGTTATCCGCAGCGCTTTGGCTACGAATACAACCTGACTCACAATCCGCCGCCCGGAGTGAGTCCCGAGATCTTGGGTCTGGCCATCGAGGAAAGGACCATCGCCGATCTGATGAAGGCGGCAGGCTACACTACGATCGCCATAGGCAAGTGGCATTTGGGCCGCCTGGAGCACTTTCACCCGAACCAGCGGGGGTTCGATCACTTCTACGGGTTTCTGGGTGGCGCCGCCAACTACCATCCGGGCCAGCAGAAGAACGAAACCCAGTGGATCCGGCGCAACGCAGAGCTCGTGCAGCCCAAGGAGTATTTGACCGGCGACTTCGGCAGGGAAGCCCTGGCGTACATCGAGCGTTTCAAGAGCGTTCCCTTCTTCATGTACCTGGCGTTCAACGCGGTGCACGCGCCCATGGACGTGGTGGAGGCAGACCTCCAGCGCTTTTCGCACGTCAAGGACTTCCAGCGCCAGCGCCTGGCGGCCATGACCTGGGCCATGGATCGGGCTGTGGGCGAGGTGCTCGCTGCGCTGGAACAGCATGGGCTCGACCGTGACACGCTGGTCATCTTCACCAACGACAACGGAGGTGACCGTACCGGCATCGGCGCAAACAACGCTCCACTGCGAGGCACCAAGGGCACCCTGCTTGAAGGCGGCATCCGGGTGCCGCTCGCCATGCGCTGGCCAGCGCGGGTCAAGGCCGGAACGCGATCCAGTGCAATCGTGTCGCTGATGGACGTGCTTCCGACCGCGCTGGACGCCGCTGGCGCCGATTTGCCCGATAATCTAGACGGCGAGTCGTTGCTCGGCCACGTGCCCGGTCCCAAACCCAGGGTCCGCAAACAACGCTCCCTTTTTTGGCGCTACGACGTAATGGCCGCTGTACGCGAGGGCCGTTTCAAGCTGCTGCGGTTCCCTGACCGGCCGCCGCAGCTGTACGACCTGAGGCGAGACATCGCTGAGGGCAGGGACCTGGCAAGGCGGCAGCCAGCCAGGGTAGCCTCGCTGCTCAAGAAGATCTTCGCTTGGGAAGCCGGCCTGACCCATGCCCGCTGGAACACGGGCACGTATTGGTCGCAGGAAGACGTGCGCCGCTACGACGACAAGCACGTGGCACGAAGGAAAGAACGCAACAGGAAAAGGCTGCGAGAAAAGTACTCCCAGTGAACCGCGATCGCAGGACCGAGGCCGAAGCGGAGAACCGATGCCGATCCCGAGGTCGGATTTCGCAGCTCGGATACCGAGCCGATACCGATCCCGAGGGCGGAAGGATCGGGCCGATACGCTCGATGTCTACGCTGGCGCTGCGGCCACGGGCGGGCGCCTACT
This genomic interval carries:
- a CDS encoding sulfatase-like hydrolase/transferase, with translation MSRQPRRRAGQPAEPSGSKTLLSLLCLALAVEVSAQDAKAPAGRPSKPNVIVILADDAGFHDLGFQGSREIRTPHIDRIAAEGIRFSDAYVTTPFCSPSRAGLLTGRYPQRFGYEYNLTHNPPPGVSPEILGLAIEERTIADLMKAAGYTTIAIGKWHLGRLEHFHPNQRGFDHFYGFLGGAANYHPGQQKNETQWIRRNAELVQPKEYLTGDFGREALAYIERFKSVPFFMYLAFNAVHAPMDVVEADLQRFSHVKDFQRQRLAAMTWAMDRAVGEVLAALEQHGLDRDTLVIFTNDNGGDRTGIGANNAPLRGTKGTLLEGGIRVPLAMRWPARVKAGTRSSAIVSLMDVLPTALDAAGADLPDNLDGESLLGHVPGPKPRVRKQRSLFWRYDVMAAVREGRFKLLRFPDRPPQLYDLRRDIAEGRDLARRQPARVASLLKKIFAWEAGLTHARWNTGTYWSQEDVRRYDDKHVARRKERNRKRLREKYSQ